From Aggregicoccus sp. 17bor-14, the proteins below share one genomic window:
- a CDS encoding 23S rRNA (pseudouridine(1915)-N(3))-methyltransferase RlmH — protein sequence MKVRVLSVGRDRSGLYEPAVQTYAQRLAHYTRFELVELPEASGKKLKSGDAKSLEAEAILQRRKPQDWLVALDERGQLLDSVELSRYVGKAQGGSRDLLFVIGGDEGLADSVRAAAHLTLSLSRMTLPHRLARVVLVEQIYRAFTLLKGEPYHK from the coding sequence CTGAAGGTCCGCGTCCTGAGCGTGGGAAGGGACCGCTCGGGCCTGTACGAGCCCGCGGTCCAGACCTACGCGCAAAGGCTCGCGCACTACACGCGCTTCGAGCTGGTGGAGCTGCCGGAGGCGAGCGGCAAGAAGCTCAAGTCCGGCGACGCGAAGAGCCTGGAGGCCGAGGCCATCCTGCAGCGGCGCAAGCCCCAGGACTGGCTCGTGGCGCTCGACGAGCGCGGCCAGCTGCTCGACTCGGTGGAGCTCAGCCGCTACGTGGGCAAGGCGCAGGGCGGCAGCCGCGACCTGCTCTTCGTCATCGGCGGGGACGAGGGGCTCGCGGACAGCGTGCGCGCGGCGGCGCACCTCACCCTGAGCCTCTCCAGGATGACCCTGCCCCACCGGCTCGCGCGCGTGGTGCTGGTGGAGCAGATCTACCGGGCGTTCACGCTGCTCAAGGGCGAGCCCTACCACAAGTAG
- a CDS encoding TetR family transcriptional regulator, protein MPRRPLLALLLALALVPAGARAAAPDAGTAGAPGTAAPGAPGALARARSEAAEARAALAALRSRQAALRTELNALGARIEELKAERQGKLRTGDELEGALRRSQELSEELSRLAQQASAAEGASRTRALALHAALGAELQRLRAAWEATPEREAREALLAQMRTLRAERDGVRAALPAGELPALAAEGPASTDDPEDLLQQADALRDSRDKVRQRLAVLQGHIAELREARDLERRMSDFLGDEAMFDEQDRRLNVRREGGSALRVERTPPTGGGQVGAGDPGEPAPIVATPAPTPPGAPDQPPPPTSSPAGAPSPTSSARDLRPQVGGVRAQALAGGAPEDLGQLEAEAARLDALARELERRAAALEARGRERE, encoded by the coding sequence ATGCCGCGCCGCCCCCTGCTCGCCCTGCTGCTCGCCCTCGCCCTGGTCCCGGCCGGCGCGCGCGCGGCCGCTCCGGACGCGGGCACGGCAGGGGCCCCGGGCACTGCGGCTCCGGGCGCGCCAGGAGCGCTCGCGCGGGCGCGCAGCGAGGCGGCCGAGGCGCGCGCAGCGCTCGCGGCGCTGCGCTCGCGCCAGGCGGCGCTGCGCACCGAGCTCAACGCGCTGGGGGCGCGCATCGAGGAGCTGAAGGCGGAGCGCCAGGGCAAGCTGCGCACGGGCGACGAGCTGGAGGGCGCGCTGCGCCGCTCGCAGGAGCTCTCCGAGGAGCTGTCGCGGCTCGCGCAGCAGGCCTCGGCGGCGGAGGGCGCGAGCCGCACCCGCGCGCTCGCGCTGCACGCGGCGCTGGGCGCGGAGCTGCAGCGGCTGCGCGCGGCGTGGGAGGCCACGCCCGAGCGCGAGGCGCGCGAGGCGCTGCTCGCGCAGATGCGCACCCTGCGCGCCGAGCGCGACGGGGTGCGCGCCGCGCTGCCCGCCGGGGAGCTGCCCGCGCTCGCGGCCGAGGGACCGGCCAGCACGGACGACCCCGAGGACCTGCTGCAGCAGGCGGACGCGCTGCGCGACTCGCGCGACAAGGTGCGCCAGCGCCTCGCCGTGCTGCAGGGCCACATCGCCGAGCTGCGCGAGGCGCGCGACCTCGAGCGGCGCATGAGCGACTTCCTCGGCGACGAGGCGATGTTCGACGAGCAGGACCGGCGCCTCAACGTGCGGCGCGAGGGCGGCAGCGCCCTGCGCGTGGAGCGCACGCCGCCCACCGGCGGAGGCCAGGTCGGCGCCGGCGACCCGGGCGAGCCTGCCCCGATCGTCGCCACCCCCGCGCCCACACCGCCCGGCGCCCCGGACCAGCCCCCGCCGCCCACCTCCTCGCCCGCGGGCGCGCCCTCCCCCACCTCCAGCGCGCGCGACCTGCGCCCGCAGGTGGGCGGGGTGCGCGCACAGGCGCTCGCGGGCGGAGCCCCCGAGGACCTGGGACAGCTGGAGGCCGAGGCAGCGCGGCTCGACGCCCTGGCGCGCGAGCTGGAGCGGCGCGCGGCGGCGCTCGAGGCGCGAGGCCGGGAGCGCGAGTAG
- a CDS encoding tetratricopeptide repeat protein, translated as MSDTRLEQFKQMVAEFPDSPMGHFSLGKLYLERREFSEAAGCFERAVALDPTYAAALVSLGDAYAGAGQPERAREVLGRARSTALAQSHQSLAEDIDARLEDL; from the coding sequence ATGAGCGACACGCGCCTCGAGCAGTTCAAGCAGATGGTGGCCGAGTTCCCCGACTCGCCCATGGGGCACTTCTCCCTGGGCAAGCTCTACCTCGAGCGGCGCGAGTTCTCCGAGGCCGCCGGCTGCTTCGAGCGCGCGGTGGCGCTGGACCCCACCTACGCGGCCGCCCTCGTGAGCCTCGGGGACGCGTACGCCGGCGCGGGCCAGCCCGAGCGCGCCCGCGAGGTGCTCGGCCGGGCGCGCTCCACCGCGCTCGCCCAGAGCCACCAGAGCCTCGCCGAGGACATCGACGCGCGGCTCGAGGACCTCTAG
- the rsfS gene encoding ribosome silencing factor, with protein MATKKKTSPKKKAPGSTKAGKAKGKAQAAKKAAAAKKKAPAKKSLARKKPAKKKLPAGLAPVPAGPAENPRAQALARKIAQLVLDKKAKDVLILDVRGMTSYADYFVIASGESDRQVSAMADGVLSEMKKSENLRPIGHEGTETGQWVLIDYGEVVAHLFFEEVRAFYDLEGLWADAAREQVA; from the coding sequence ATGGCTACGAAGAAGAAGACGTCCCCGAAGAAGAAGGCCCCGGGCTCCACGAAGGCCGGCAAGGCGAAGGGCAAGGCGCAGGCCGCGAAGAAGGCGGCGGCCGCGAAGAAGAAGGCCCCGGCCAAGAAGAGCCTCGCGCGCAAGAAGCCCGCGAAGAAGAAGCTGCCCGCAGGGCTTGCCCCGGTCCCCGCCGGCCCCGCGGAGAACCCGCGCGCCCAGGCGCTCGCGCGCAAGATTGCCCAGCTGGTGCTGGACAAGAAGGCCAAGGACGTCCTCATCCTGGACGTGCGCGGGATGACCTCGTACGCGGACTACTTCGTCATCGCCTCGGGCGAGAGCGACCGCCAGGTGAGCGCCATGGCGGACGGCGTGCTCAGCGAGATGAAGAAGAGCGAGAACCTGCGCCCCATCGGCCACGAGGGCACCGAGACGGGCCAGTGGGTGCTCATCGACTACGGCGAGGTGGTGGCGCACCTGTTCTTCGAGGAGGTGCGCGCCTTCTACGACCTCGAGGGCCTGTGGGCGGACGCCGCCCGCGAGCAGGTGGCCTGA